GCCTGTCTGGGTTTAGTCTGACTTAGGCCCGCATGGGAGGGGGTGGCTGTGACTCGGTGTCCCCTCTCTGCAGCAGGCTGTGCTGCGCTGCGCTGGCTCCTCCCCCCCACATCCTCTCTTTGGGGTCACTGGAAAAAAGAGCTTAGGCCTGATCCCCGTGCTTAGTATGGGAGTCCCCTTCTCTTCCCTAGTCCCCAAACTCCCCAGGCCAAGGCCGCTTGGGTCTGGCCAACAGCGACAGccacagtggtggtggtggtggtggtggtggcagtggcggCAGCTGCGACGCGGCCCGTcctgctccctctcccccacccagccagggTTGTAGGGTGAGGGCCGGTGGGTGGGCGCCGCCTGGCGGTCGGGCGGACGGGGGCTGGCAGCTAGCAGCGGGGAGGGGGCGCAGGTCACGTGCTGGCAGGCGGGTGGGCGCGTACAGTAGGGCGCCCTGCTACTGTACTGGGGAGTCAGTGCCCTGTTACCGGGTCTCGTCTGTCTGGTCTCTCCCGCAGATCTCGCGAGAGTGGCTGACTGGCTGTGGGGGTTGCGGCGGCAGCAGGCGGAGCCGGGGAGGGAAAGCAGCGGCGGCTGAGGCGACTGAGGCGGCGGGCGGAgcggcaggcggcggcggcgcggcagCGGAGCGCAGCATCATGGCGGACCGAGACAGCGGCAGCGAGCAGGGTGGTGCGGCTCTGGGCTCGGGCGGCTCCCTGGGGCACCCGGGCTCAGGCTCAGGCTCCGGCGGGGGCGGTGgtggcggcgggggcggcggcggcagtggtggcggcggcggcggcggggccccGGGGGGGCTGCAGCACGAGACGCAGGAGCTGGCCTCCAAGCGGGTGGACATCCAGAACAAGCGCTTCTACCTGGACGTGAAGCAGAACGCCAAGGGCCGCTTCCTCAAGATCGCTGAGGTGGGCGCGGGCGGCAACAAGAGCCGTCTCACTCTCTCCATGTCAGTGGCTGTGGAGTTCCGCGACTACCTGGGCGACTTCATCGAGCACTACGCACAGCTGGGCCCCAGCCAGCCGCCCGACCTGGCCCAGGCACAGGACGAGCCGCGCCGGGCGCTCAAGAGCGAGTTCCTGGTGCGCGAGAACCGCAAGTACTACATGGATCTCAAGGAGAACCAGCGCGGCCGCTTCCTGCGCATCCGCCAGACGGTCAACCgggggcctggcctgggctccacGCAGGGCCAGACCATTGCGCTGCCCGCACAGGGGCTCATCGAGTTCCGTGACGCTCTGGCCAAGCTCATCGACGACTACGGAGTGGAGGAGGAGCCGGCTGAGCTGCCCGAGGGCACCTCCTTGACTGTGGACAACAAGCGCTTCTTCTTCGATGTGGGCTCCAACAAGTACGGTGTGTTTATGCGAGTGAGCGAGGTGAAGCCCACCTACCGCAACTCCATCACCGTGCCCTATAAGGTGTGGGCCAAGTTTGGACACACCTTTTGCAAGTACTCGGAGGAGATGAAGAAGATTCAAGAGAAGCAGAGGGAGAAGCGGGCTGCCTGTGAGCAGctccaccagcagcagcagcagcagcaggaggagacTGCCGCTGCCACCCTGTTACTGCAgggtgaggaggaaggggaagaagattgatcaaactgaatgaaaacccccacacacacatgcatacacacatacacacacacacacagccacaaacacagagaaaatatactgtaaagaaagagagaaaataaaaagtttaaaagtttaaaaaaaaaaagatataactgTTAACTCCAAGGGAGCACCACCCACAGAACCTCCACCAACTGACAGTTTCTCTTCTTGACTTGCCACCCATCGCTGGATGTTGTCCACTTTATCCACCATATAAAACAGTAAGCAgctgctaaaaacaaaaacaaaaaaatacaaa
This window of the Microcebus murinus isolate Inina chromosome 21, M.murinus_Inina_mat1.0, whole genome shotgun sequence genome carries:
- the PURA gene encoding transcriptional activator protein Pur-alpha; translation: MADRDSGSEQGGAALGSGGSLGHPGSGSGSGGGGGGGGGGGGSGGGGGGGAPGGLQHETQELASKRVDIQNKRFYLDVKQNAKGRFLKIAEVGAGGNKSRLTLSMSVAVEFRDYLGDFIEHYAQLGPSQPPDLAQAQDEPRRALKSEFLVRENRKYYMDLKENQRGRFLRIRQTVNRGPGLGSTQGQTIALPAQGLIEFRDALAKLIDDYGVEEEPAELPEGTSLTVDNKRFFFDVGSNKYGVFMRVSEVKPTYRNSITVPYKVWAKFGHTFCKYSEEMKKIQEKQREKRAACEQLHQQQQQQQEETAAATLLLQGEEEGEED